A single window of Taeniopygia guttata chromosome 1, bTaeGut7.mat, whole genome shotgun sequence DNA harbors:
- the WDR4 gene encoding tRNA (guanine-N(7)-)-methyltransferase non-catalytic subunit WDR4 isoform X2, with product MAGGDGGGRSPGARPALALRGAAAVASAGRRLLAARPGHSGQDGKGTDEGSDDILAFAFSPSGDYFALTDDNKRLILFRTKPSWECVSVRFVNRRCTSLVITAAEDKIFVADKSGDVYSYSITEPQADGKLELGHVSLLLDVALSADDRYILTADRDEKIRVSLTKAPYSIVSYCMGHREFVSKILVIPNCPDLLLSASGDSTLRLWEYKSGEEVHCCQLSTICGPQATKPDQKFTVSRITYCCQGGYVAILCDSIPTVYIFQLDATARQLVYKEQISLKHKGWDIAFEEMGDLWILQEDKEAPLLLYRACDGQWKAVTDDKGLQKMSKYIQDNWTVFEGFVGAESYYSHLYKASFDNMDEYLQRKEERLQQQKKKKQDLQHASSGQAKKKMKAEEPSL from the exons aTGGCGGGCGGCGATGGCGGCGGGCGCAGCCCCGGGGCCCGCCCGGCGCTGGCGctgcgcggggccgcggccgtgGCGAGCGCGGGGCGGCGGCTGCTGGCGGCACGGCCGGGCCACAGCGG GCAGGATGGAAAAGGGACAGATGAAGGAAGTGATGACATCCTGGCCTTTGCCTTCTCCCCATCAGGAGATTATTTTGCCttgacagatgacaacaaaCGCCTGATTCTGTTCCGTACGAAGCCTTCCTGGGAATGTGTTAGTGTCAG GTTTGTGAACAGGAGATGCACATCCCTGGTTATCACAGCTGCAGAGGATAAGATTTTTGTTGCAGATAAGTCTGGTGATGTCTATTCTTACTCAATAACAGAACCTCAAGCAGATGGAAAACTTGAGCTGGGTCATGTCTCTCTGCTATTGGATGTG GCCCTGAGTGCTGACGACCGGTATATCCTGACTGCAGACAGAGATGAGAAGATCAGAGTCAGCTTGACAAAGGCTCCCTACAGTATTGTCTCCTACTGCATGGGACACAGAGA GTTTGTAAGCAAAATACTTGTAATACCCAACTGTCCTGACCTGCTGCTGTCAGCTTCTGGG GACTCCACTCTGAGACTTTGGGAGTATAAAAGTGGAGAAGAAGTGCACTGCTGTCAGCTGAGTACCATCTGTGGGCCTCAGGCAACCAAACCAGACCAG AAATTCACCGTGTCAAGAATAACCTACTGCTGCCAAGGTGGTTATGTTGCCATTCTGTGCGACAG TATTCCCACAGTCTACATCTTTCAGCTCGATGCCACTGCCCGGCAGCTGGTTTACAAAGAGCAAATCTCTCTGAAACACAAAGGCTGGGACATTGCATTTGAGGAAATGGGAGACCTGTGGATTTTGCAGGAAGACAAGGAAGCTCCTCTTCTTTTGTACAGAGCATGTGATGGACAGTGGAAG gCTGTAACTGATGACAAGGGATTACAGAAGATGTCAAAATATATTCAAGACAACTGGACGGTGTTTGAAG GTTTTGTTGGTGCAGAGAGCTACTACAGCCACCTGTACAAGGCCTCCTTTGATAACATGGACGAGTAcctgcagaggaaggaggaaaggttacagcagcagaagaagaagaagcaggaTCTGCAGCATGCTTCCAGTggacaggcaaaaaaaaagatgaaggcTGAAGAGCCATCACTATGA
- the WDR4 gene encoding tRNA (guanine-N(7)-)-methyltransferase non-catalytic subunit WDR4 isoform X1, translated as MAGGDGGGRSPGARPALALRGAAAVASAGRRLLAARPGHSGDESLFVYDCSSAEKQPLGEKGQDGKGTDEGSDDILAFAFSPSGDYFALTDDNKRLILFRTKPSWECVSVRFVNRRCTSLVITAAEDKIFVADKSGDVYSYSITEPQADGKLELGHVSLLLDVALSADDRYILTADRDEKIRVSLTKAPYSIVSYCMGHREFVSKILVIPNCPDLLLSASGDSTLRLWEYKSGEEVHCCQLSTICGPQATKPDQKFTVSRITYCCQGGYVAILCDSIPTVYIFQLDATARQLVYKEQISLKHKGWDIAFEEMGDLWILQEDKEAPLLLYRACDGQWKAVTDDKGLQKMSKYIQDNWTVFEGFVGAESYYSHLYKASFDNMDEYLQRKEERLQQQKKKKQDLQHASSGQAKKKMKAEEPSL; from the exons aTGGCGGGCGGCGATGGCGGCGGGCGCAGCCCCGGGGCCCGCCCGGCGCTGGCGctgcgcggggccgcggccgtgGCGAGCGCGGGGCGGCGGCTGCTGGCGGCACGGCCGGGCCACAGCGG TGATGAGAGTCTCTTTGTGTATGattgcagcagtgcagagaaGCAGCCCTTAGGAGAGAAAGG GCAGGATGGAAAAGGGACAGATGAAGGAAGTGATGACATCCTGGCCTTTGCCTTCTCCCCATCAGGAGATTATTTTGCCttgacagatgacaacaaaCGCCTGATTCTGTTCCGTACGAAGCCTTCCTGGGAATGTGTTAGTGTCAG GTTTGTGAACAGGAGATGCACATCCCTGGTTATCACAGCTGCAGAGGATAAGATTTTTGTTGCAGATAAGTCTGGTGATGTCTATTCTTACTCAATAACAGAACCTCAAGCAGATGGAAAACTTGAGCTGGGTCATGTCTCTCTGCTATTGGATGTG GCCCTGAGTGCTGACGACCGGTATATCCTGACTGCAGACAGAGATGAGAAGATCAGAGTCAGCTTGACAAAGGCTCCCTACAGTATTGTCTCCTACTGCATGGGACACAGAGA GTTTGTAAGCAAAATACTTGTAATACCCAACTGTCCTGACCTGCTGCTGTCAGCTTCTGGG GACTCCACTCTGAGACTTTGGGAGTATAAAAGTGGAGAAGAAGTGCACTGCTGTCAGCTGAGTACCATCTGTGGGCCTCAGGCAACCAAACCAGACCAG AAATTCACCGTGTCAAGAATAACCTACTGCTGCCAAGGTGGTTATGTTGCCATTCTGTGCGACAG TATTCCCACAGTCTACATCTTTCAGCTCGATGCCACTGCCCGGCAGCTGGTTTACAAAGAGCAAATCTCTCTGAAACACAAAGGCTGGGACATTGCATTTGAGGAAATGGGAGACCTGTGGATTTTGCAGGAAGACAAGGAAGCTCCTCTTCTTTTGTACAGAGCATGTGATGGACAGTGGAAG gCTGTAACTGATGACAAGGGATTACAGAAGATGTCAAAATATATTCAAGACAACTGGACGGTGTTTGAAG GTTTTGTTGGTGCAGAGAGCTACTACAGCCACCTGTACAAGGCCTCCTTTGATAACATGGACGAGTAcctgcagaggaaggaggaaaggttacagcagcagaagaagaagaagcaggaTCTGCAGCATGCTTCCAGTggacaggcaaaaaaaaagatgaaggcTGAAGAGCCATCACTATGA